A genomic stretch from Anser cygnoides isolate HZ-2024a breed goose chromosome 30, Taihu_goose_T2T_genome, whole genome shotgun sequence includes:
- the LOC136787707 gene encoding olfactory receptor 14J1-like — protein sequence MANSSSVSEFLLLAFADTRELQLLHFALFLGIYLAALLGNGLILTAVACDHRLHTPMDFFLLNLALLDLGCISTTLPKAMANALWDTRAISYQGCAAQVFLFVFLILSEFYVLTIMAYDRYAAICKPLHYGSLVGSRACAQMAAAAWGSGFLNVVLHTATTFSLPLCQGNAVDQFFCEIPQILKLSCSDTYLREVGALVFTLSLVFFCFLYIVLSYVQIFRAVLRMPSEKGWHKLLSMCLPHLAVVSLFVSTAMFAYLTPPSISSPSLDLVFAFLYSMVPPAVNPLIYSMRNEELRNALRKLLS from the coding sequence atggccaacagcagctctgtgagcgagttcctcctgctggcattcgcagacacacgggagctgcagctcctgcacttcgcgctcttcctgggcatctacctggctgccctcctgggcaacggcctcatcctcaccgccgtagcctgcgaccaccgcctccacacccccatggacttcttcctcctcaacctcgccctcctcgacctgggctgcatctccaccactctgcccaaagccatggccaatgccctctgggacaccagggccatctcctatcagggatgtgctgcacaggtctttctgtttgtcttcttgattttgtcagaattttatgttctcaccatcatggcctacgaccgctacgctgccatctgcaagcccctgcactacgggagcctcgtgggcagcagagcttgtgcccagatggcagcagctgcctggggcagtggctttctcaatgttgtcctgcacacggccactacattttccctgcccctctgccaaggcaatgctgtggaccagttcttctgtgaaatcccccagatcctcaagctctcctgctcagacacctacctcagggaagttggggcacttgtctttactctttctttagtgtttttctgttttctttacattgtgctgtcctatgtgcagattttcagggcagtgctgaggatgccctctgagaaGGGCTGGCACAAACTCTTATCAATGTGCCTCCcccacctggctgtggtctccttgtttgtcagcactgccatgtttgcctacctgacgcccccctccatctcttccccatccctggacctggtgtttgcatttttgtactcgatggtgcctccagcagtgaatcccctcatctacagcatgagaaacgAAGAACTGAGAAATGCACTAAGGAAATTACTTTCATAG